TCATGGAGCATGAACCGCGCATTTCCATCGACTACCTGGCCGGACGCAGCCTGGCCATCGGGCCATTCAAGGAATGGTACGTGGCGTTCGACTGGATCTACGATCACGGCAGCAACAAGGAAAACCGCGCCAATACGCTGTACAGCGGCCTGGGCACCGACATCGAGACCCACTCGCGGGTCAACCTGTCGGCCAACTTCTATGGACGCTACCAGTGGGAAAACTACGGGGCGAGCAACGAGTATTCCTGGGATGGCTACCGTGCACAGATGAAGTACATCGTGCCTATCGGCAAGTTCGACAACGGTGCCTCGCTGACCTACATCGGCTTCACCAACTACGATTTTGGCTCGGACCTGCACAAGGACAACCCGGCGCGTACCGCCAACGCCCTGGTCGCGACCAACGTGCTGCTGTATTCGTTCACGCACCTGCGCTTCACTCTGGTTGGCCGTTACTTTCACAACGGCGGCAACTGGGAAGACGGCAGCGAGTTGAATTTCGGCGAAGGCAACTTCCGCGCGCGCTCCGACGGCTGGGGTTACTACGCCGGCGTGGGCTACCAATTCTGATCAAGGAGCAACAGATGAACGCATTCAACCGTCTTTCGATTGCCATCGGCCTCGCCCTGCTGCCCCACGTGGCGCTGGCACAGGCGCCGATCAAGCCCAAGGTAATGCTGGTCACCATGTTCGCCCCCGAGGCGCAAACCTGGATAGACCGCCTGGCGCTCAAGCAGGAAGTGCGCGTGCCGGGCCTGTCCGCCGAGTACCCGGTAATCCGCTGCAACACCCAGGACGTGTGCCTGCTGGTCACCGGTATGGGCCAGACTAATGCCGCCGCATCCACCCTGGCCCTGGCGCTGTCACCGCAGTTCGATCTGCGCCAGAGCTACTTTCTGGTCGCGGGCATCGCCGGTATCAGCCCCAAGCACGGCACCCTCGGCACCGCTGCGTGGGCTCACTATCTGGTGGAGTTCGGCACGCAGTGGGAGTTGGATTCGCGGGATGCGCCCAAGCAATGGCCGACCGGTTACCTGGGCATCAACACCAAGGGGCCCAACGAGAAACCGCCGCTGGACTACAAAACCGAGGTGTTCGAGCTCAACCCCAAATTGCAGGCCAAGGCCTTCGCTTTGTCGCACCAGGTCGAACTCAGCGAAAGCAAGGAGTCGGCCGCCTGGCGCAAACACTACCCCGCCGCGCCCGCTAACCAGCCGCCGCGGGTCACTCGCTGTGACACGCTGGCCGGCAATACCTGGTTCTCCGGCACGCGGCTGAGCGAGCGCGCCGAGGTGTGGACCAAGCTGCTGACCGACAATAAAGGCGAGTACTGCACCACTCAACAGGAAGACAATTCCACCTACGAAGCCCTGCTGCGCGCCAGCCGCGAAGGTCTGGTGGATATCCAGCGCCTGGCGGTGGTGCGCGCCGGCTCGGACTTCGACCGTCCTTACCCTGGCTACAGCGAAGTGGATAACCTGCTCAAGTACGCCGATCAGGGCGGCTTCGTACCGGCGCTGGAGAACCTGTATCGCACGGGCAACCCGTTGGTGCAGGCGATCCTGAATAACTGGTCGGCGTGGGAGAACGGGGTGCCGGACGCCTGAGACCATGAGGCTTGCGACGGGGCGCTTGCCGTGCTGAGCAGGCGCCCCTCTGCACCTATCAGGGCACCAGAATGATTTTATCCGCGCTGCCCTGGTTCACCGTTTCATAACACCCGACCCCTTCGGCCAGCGCCACCTCGCGCAGGCCAGTCGGCAGCGGCAGCGAACCTTCGTCGAAGAAACACCCGAACTGCTCCAGCATCGCCGCGCATTGTTCGCAGTCATAGAGCAATGAGTTGATGCCCACCACCGAGCCGCCTTTGCGATACAGCGCCAGGGCCGGCAATTGCACGTGGCCGTCCACCGGTGCGGCGATGATCGCGATGCGCCCGAACGCCGCCAGCCCCGCCACGGCCGCCGGCAACCAGAAGCCGGTGGTGTCGAAGATCACATCCGCACCGCCGGCGAACACCTCATGCACCTGCGCGCCCAGCGTTTCAGGCTGGCCCAGGGCAATCGCGGCGAAACCCTCGGCCTGTAACGACTCGACCTGCTCAGCGCGGCGTACCGCCGCCAGCACCTGGGCACCGCGGATTTTCGCGAGGGCCAGGGCCGCGCTGCCCACCGCGCCATTGGCACCGATCACCAGCAACCGCGTGCCGCTGCCCACACCGCTGCGCTCCAGGGCATCCCATGCAGTGGTGTACGGCACCCCGAGGCTGGCCGCCTGGGCAAAGCTCAATTGCGCGGGTTTGCGCGCCACGCCCTTGGCCGAGACGGTCAGGTACTGCGCATGGGAGCCGTCGGCGAAGAAGCCCAGGTCCCGACCGGTGCCCCACACTTCCTGGCCGAGCAGTGCCTGGGGGCCCTGCACCACCACGCCGGCAAAGTCGCGGCCGGGGATACGCGGCAACGTGGTGTAGGGGAAACGCCCGAGCACGTTCTTGACGTCGCTGGGGTTAAGGCCGGCGGCTTTGATCTGCACCAGCACTTCACCCAAGGCCGGAACCGGCGTGGGGACATCAACCAGGCGCAGCGCGGCGAGGTCGCCGGTGGTGGAAAATTGCAATGCGTTCATGCGTGCTCTCCCGCAGAAAAAAAGGGTTCAGGACAGCCAGCCGCTGACCAGTTGCCGGCCCATGGGCCAGAGTTTTTCGCCGAGCAGCATGCCCATCAGGCCCACCAGGGCGATGGCCGGCGGTGCGGGCGAGCGAAAATCCAGGGCGCCGTAGAGCACGCCGACCAGCAGGCCGATGGCCAGGGAAATCAGATAATCCATGGGGGTTACGCCGTGTCAGTTGAGAGCGCCAGTCTAGGCAGCGCGCCGCGCCGACATCGGCCAAGAGCTTCAGGATATCGGCCAACCCTTCAACCCACGTACTGCGACGGTGCTACCCCCAGCTCGCGGCGGAACATGTCGCTGAAACTGCTCGGCGAATAACCCAGTGCGCGGGCAATTCCACTGACCGACTGGCCCTGGATCAGCGCCGCCACCGCCGTGGCCAATTGCACCTGGCGCCGCCATTCGGCGAAACCCATGCCCAGGTGACTCTGGAACAGCCGCGCCAGGGTGCGCACGCTGGCACCGGCCGCTTCGGCATGCTGCTCGAACGGGATCGCCAGGGACGGCGCCGCCATCACCGCCTGACACGCGTTCATCAGCCGGCGGTCGGCGCCCACCGGCATGGCGATGCGGATCGACGAGCGGCGCGCACGGTGCAACTCCAGCAGGGCCAGGCCGACCACCGCGTCGTAGTAGGCGCCATCGCCGCTGTCGCCCTGCTCCACCAGCGTGACGATCAGCTCGCGCAGCAGCCCACCGACATCGATCACCTGCACCTCGGCATCCAGCGTGGCCGCCAGTGCCGGGCGCAGGTAGATGTTGCGCATCTGCAAATCCGACACCACGCGAATCCCGTGTTCCACCCCCGGCGGCAGCCAGACCGCGCGCTGGGGCGGTACCACCAGGGCCTCGCGCGGGGTTTCAACCCACATCACGCCGCTCATGGCGTAGAGCAACTGGCCCCATTCATGGCAATGGGGCTCGATGTAAAGCCCGCGCGGATACGTGCGCGCCAGGGGCTGCACGGGGACGGCGGGATCGGTCAGGTCGGGGGGCGCTGCCAGGGCCATGGGCGGTCGTCTTGGGTGGATGAGCGGCCATGGTAATGAGCACCGCTCGACAATCCGAGTGAATTTTCAGCGCCGCCGGGGATCACTTGCTTATACCACCAGGGACGATGGCCCCATGACTAACGCAAAACTGTTTGTAATCGACTACACCCTTCATGGCGAAGCCAAGTCATTCATTATTCGTCTGGAAAAACTCGACACTCTGGAAGCCTGGCATTGGGCCAGTTGCGACGCGGGCGTCGGCCGTATTGGGCGCTTCGCACGCGAGCAGGTGAAAAAGACCAGCCCGGCCCAGGCCGAAAAGTACGGCATCCAGAACGTGCAATGGCGCCGCTCGGACGCACGCGCGCAGGCATGAAAGAGGAGAAAACAGCATGGCTTTACCCGAACACGTCACTGGCAAGGCACACATCGACTATACCCAGAACACCTTGTTCGGGCCGTTGGCCAAGCAGGCCGAATGTCAGGTGAGCCTGGAGCACACGTCCGAGCGGCTGGTGCTCAAGGTGTTCCAACCGCTGCCGGAAGATTTGCAGGATGCACAGACCGTAGTGTTTGCGCTGCAAGGCCGACGTACCAGTGCGGTCGTCAGAGACAGCCGGCGCCTGGCCGACCAGAGCCTGCAACTGCAGCTTGAAGCGCAGTAACCCGTACTGAAGAAGCGTGTGGCGGGCCGGCCGGCCCGCCACAACGCCCGCGCTTGCCCTACCTCAGCTTTTAGCCGACTTGGCGCACTCGCATCCCGTGGCCGAAGCACACGGTTCGCCATGAGCGTGGTGCTCGGCACAGCCCGGGCAGCAATAACCCTTACCGTCCTTCATTACCGCATCGACGCCCAGTACACATTTGCAGTGCGGGCAGGCACAGGTTTGATCTGGCATGGTCAGACTCCTCGTTCATGGTCGTCAAGGTGCGGCGAGCGCCGGCACCTTTAGCACTGACTGCGAGCCTGCGCCGATCGTTCAAACCTTCAGTCGCTGCGCGTATTGCTGCGGTACATGAATACCAGCGCGAGGGCCAGGCACACCATGGCCACCAGGCGACTGCCCGACAATTCGATGGCCGGGTTGCCCAACCAGCCGAAATTATCGATCAGCATACCCATGCCCAACTGCCCGACGATCACCGCCACGGTGGCCACCGCCGTGCCGACCACCGGCACCGCGCCCACCATCACCATCATGTACACCACCCCGAACAACGCCCCGGTCAGTTGCCATTTGGGCACGTCCAGCAGGCTTACGGCCTGGGCCGGCTCAAAGAAGAAAATCAACAGCGCGGTGGTCAATGCACCGACCGCGAAGGTCAACAGGCTGCTGCGCAGCACGCCGACTGTCTGCCCCAGGCGGCCATTGATCGCCGCCTGCACGCTGAGAACCGCGCCGGCGGCAATCACCACTATCAGTAAAAAAATCAGATTCATCGCCTTACCCTCGTGCAATCAGAACAAGTGCCGCCACAATCAACGCCAGCGCGATCCAGCGCTCGCCATTAACCCGCTTGCGCGCCGTGCCGAACCAGCCGAAATGGTCAATCAGCACGCTCTTGCCCACTTGCCCGGACAGGATCGCGATCATCGTCATCGCAATGCCGATGTGCGGCGTGGCAAGGGTCAGCACCACCACATACATCGGCCCCAGGAACCCGCCGATCAACTGCCAGCGCGGCAAATCGGTGAGCGCCGGACCCTTTTGCGGACCGCTGAATAACAGCAACAGGAACAGAATCGCCGAACCTACGCCGAAAATGCTCAAGGTCGCCCACAAATGCCCCACCTGAACCCCCAGCGGCCCAAGCAGACCGGCTTCCACCGATAAGCCCATGCCGGCCAGGATCACCAGCGGCAACAGCAGCAAGCGCAACAGATTTCTTTTCGGCCTGGCCTGCGCCACGCCCTCAATGGAACTTGCCTGCATACATCACCTGCGTTTCAACGTTGGAAGAATGGCGCGCATTATCCGGTAGCTGTGCTGTGCGATAAATGGCAGCATGCGGACAACACCTTTGCGCAATGCGCACAGCACGGAGCCGTAATGCAGGGTTTGAATGAATTGAGTTTCAAGGCGTTGCGCCTGTTTGTGGCGGTGCTGGACTACGGCAGCTTTTCCGAAGTAGCGCGCCGCGAAGGTTTGGCGCCCTCTTCGATTTCGCGCCAGGTTCAATTGATGGAGCACGCCCTCAGGCAACAGTTGCTGTATCGCCACACTCGCGCGGTCAGCCCCACCGAGGCCGGGCGCCTGCTCGGACGGCACGCGCGCCTGCTGCTGGAGCAATTGGAAGCCGCTGGCCAGGCCCTGCAGGAGCAGGACAGTGAACCCAGCGGCCTGGTGCGCATTAACGCGCCGATGGTGTTCGGCCAGCGCCACTTGTCACCGTGGCTGGGCGAGTTATGTCGGCGTTACCCGAAGCTGCAACTGGATATCCAGCAAACCGACACCTACGTCGACCCATTACAGGACGGCACCGACCTGCTGTTTCGCATCGGCGTGCTCAACGATTCCAGCATGCAGGCGCGCATTTTCGCGCCGCAACGCTTTCGCATCGCCGCCAGCCCCGCTTATCTGGCCCGACATGGCACACCCCGTCACCCGGACGAACTGGCCGCACACCAGTGCCTGGCCTATAAAGGCGTCACCGGCCAGCAACGCTGGTTCTTCCGCCGCGCCCAGGGCGATTGGACGCCCTACAGTGTCAAAGGCCCCATCACCGGCAACCACGCCGACACCCTGACCCACGCCGCCGAACAAGGCCTGGGGCTGGTGGTGTTTCCCTCCTGGCTGATTGGCGACAGCCTGCGCGCCGGCACCTTGCAGGCGGTGCTGACCGACTACGACGTAGCGACCACACTGGAGCCCCAGCAGATCGCGGCGTTGTGGCCGGGCAGCCGGCGTTTGTCGCTGAAGGTGCGTACGGTGATCGATTACTTTGTGGAGTGTTTTGGCACCGTGCCGTATTGGGATCGCTGACTCAAAACAACCACTGTCCAATCAACCACGCGTTGGCGCCACTGATCAGGGCAAACAGCATCCACGCCAGCAAACGCGTCGGCAGCCGGTTCACAAACGGCCCCATCAGTTGTTTATCACCGGTCATACGAATCAACGGATACAGCGCAAACGGCAATTGCAGGCTGAGCACCACCTGGCTGAGCACCAGCAGCTTGCCGATCGCCTCATCGCCCATCAGCCACACGCCGACAAACGCCGGGATCAGCGCCAGCCCGCGAGTGATCAGGCGACGTTGCCAGCAGGGAATCCGCAGGTTGAGGTAGCCCTCCATGATCACCTGCCCGGCGATGGTGCCGGTAAAGGTTGAACTTTGGCCCGACGCCAGCAGGGCGATGCCAAACAGAACGCTGGCGAAGGCGCCGCCCACCAGAGGGTCAAGCAGGTGATAGGCATCCTGGATTTCCACCACATCGGTATGGCCGGTCTGGTGAAACGCAGCGGCAGCCAGTACCAGAATCGCGGCGTTCACCAGCAGGGCCAGGGCCAGGGAGCCGATGGTGTCGATGCGCGCCAGTTTCACCGCGTCCTGTTTGCTGGCGAGGTCCTTACCGATCAGGCGGGTTTGCACCACGGAACTGTGCAGATAGAGGTTATGGGGCATCACTGTGGCGCCCAGGATGCCGATGGCCAAGTACAGCGGCGCCGCATCGCTGATGGCCGACAGTGACGGCGCAAAGCCGCTGAACACCTCGGGCCAATGGGGCTTGATCAGCACCAGCTCGACAAAGAAACACACACCAATGGTCGCCACCAACGCCAGCATGATCGCTTCCAGGCGACGGAAACCACGGTTTTGCAGGGCCAGGACCAGTAAGGTGTCGAACGCGGTGATCACAATGCCGGTGGTCAGCGACACCCCCAGCAGCAAATGAAACGCCAGGGCGCAGCCCAGCACTTCGGCGAGGTCGGTGGCGATGATGGAAATTTCCGCCAGCACCCACTGGGTGCGCGCCGAGCGTCGGCTGTAGCGTTCGCGGCACAGTTGTGCAAGATCCTTGCCGGTGGCGATGCCCAACCGCGAACACAGGCACTGCACCGCCATGCCCGCCAGGCTGGCCAGCAACACCACGAACAACAGGCTGTAGCCGTAACGCGAACCGGCTTCGATGGCCGTGGCCCAGTTGCCCGGGTCCATATAGCCGATGGAAATCAACAGGCCGGGACCGGCGAACATCAGGGCGCGCTTGAAGAACGAGGCCTTGGGGTCAACGATGACGGAGCCGGCCACTTCCGGCGGGCAGAACGGGGCGGTAGCGATTTTTGGCAGGCTGAATTTCACGCGATATCCCAGGCAAACACACTCGACAGGCACGCAGCTTATCAGTCGGATGCAACCGTGCGCATCACCGTCTCCCGTGGCAGGTCAAAGGCTTCCACCACCTGCACCACCAAGTCCATTTCCTGGTTCAGCGCCTCACGCTCCATGCGTTGGCGAATCGCGCCGATCACCAGCACCGCCAGGGTGGTGACTGAATACGCCGGGCCGGAAAACGCCCGCACTCCGGTCACCAGCAACATCGCGGCAGCCAACGCCTGGCCCACCACCGGGATCGCCGAGGCGGCGCCGCGGCGCAGGATAAAACCGGTCAACCCGGCCAGCGCAGTGCCGCTCAACGCTGCGGTGGCCGAACGCCCCTTGTCGAAACGACGGAAGACGCCCTGCTCTTTCTGCGCGGCCACCTGGAGTTCCGCATCGAACACCAGCCGGTCGGCGTTGCTGAGTTTGCCCTTGTACTGCTCGATCAGTTTTTCCGCGATCAGAGCCTCAAGGTCTGCCAACGCCAGGTTTTCGAGCGGCGCGTCAAATGTGAGGCCCAATCGCCGCGCCACATCTTCGGCGATCTGCCGGTAGGTGACGCCGTGACCACGGGCGAGGTTCATCAAGCTGTCACCGCCCATGCGTTGCAACGCGATGGTCAGCTTGAGCGGTTCACGCACGGTGGCATCGATCGAGGCACTGCGTTTTTGCGCCATCAGCTCGGCCAGAAACTTCAATTCCTCCGGCCGCGCCTGCACCAGGGCCGCAAACAGATCCACGTCCTCCTCGGCAAACCGCACCTCGCTGCTGCGCTGGTCGGCGCGGATCATGCCGCGCCGCTCGTGCAGCAGGTCGGTGTACTGCACCACCGTCTGCAATTGCGGCCAATAGGCCGCGTGATCGAAGGTGGCCAGGTGCACATTACAGACCTTGGCCTTGAGCGCCGGCGTGACCGGGATCGGATAGCGGCCGATGCATCGCTCGGTGTCCGGTTTTATCGCCAGGGCCCAGTCCTTGCTGGAATGACAGTTGATCACCCGGCCACTCAGCAGGCCCGACACCTCTTCCCACGGGCTCGACGTGCAGATCGCCCCGCCCATCAGCAGCAGGTTGTCCAGCGGCAATTGGCGGGCGGTGCCGGGGTTGGCCAGCAGGCTCTTGACCAGAATCCGTGCGCCCAGGGAATGGCCGATCAGGTTGATACGTCGCACCGGCAGCGACTCCTGCCGCAGGTAGCGGGTCAATTCGGGCAGCAAGGTTTTGGCCACTTCATCGACCCGCGCTTCGACACTTTTGTAGTGGTCGAGGAAATAGGCGATTGCCTTACCCACCCCAACCGTCGCCGCGCCCAGGCTGCCGCCGCCGAGCATGGCCGCGATCACGTCCTTGAATGGCGCGAACAGGTTTTCCAGAAAATGCCCCGCCGGCCAGAACAGCATCAGGTTGGTCGAGCCTTCGATACCGGCCAACTGCTGCTTGAAATTGCCCAATTGCTGCCGGTTGAAGAATGCCGAATACCCATGCACGTAGAGATTGAGCACCTCGCCCTGGGGTTCGCCGCACAGCAGAAACGTGGGCTTGCGGGTGCGGTGCATATCATCCCACTGGTGCTGCATGGGCAAGGACTCCGGGTAACGAGGGACGCCGATAGTAACAAACTGTGAGCGACGGCAAGGTGAATCCTGACCGGCGTGGCAGTCTCCAGGTA
The sequence above is drawn from the Pseudomonas quebecensis genome and encodes:
- a CDS encoding nucleoside-specific channel-forming protein Tsx; the encoded protein is MQPTSRLPAPFAVSVLLAAVTGLLSAPILAQTTPSDDSAQGETLAPEASPPKKGAYLSEWFNQDLTLIGSKDISFGPKPQDDVYLEYEYFGRKGPFELYGYIDVPKILTIGNSNDKGVWDHGSPVFMEHEPRISIDYLAGRSLAIGPFKEWYVAFDWIYDHGSNKENRANTLYSGLGTDIETHSRVNLSANFYGRYQWENYGASNEYSWDGYRAQMKYIVPIGKFDNGASLTYIGFTNYDFGSDLHKDNPARTANALVATNVLLYSFTHLRFTLVGRYFHNGGNWEDGSELNFGEGNFRARSDGWGYYAGVGYQF
- a CDS encoding purine-nucleoside phosphorylase; the protein is MNAFNRLSIAIGLALLPHVALAQAPIKPKVMLVTMFAPEAQTWIDRLALKQEVRVPGLSAEYPVIRCNTQDVCLLVTGMGQTNAAASTLALALSPQFDLRQSYFLVAGIAGISPKHGTLGTAAWAHYLVEFGTQWELDSRDAPKQWPTGYLGINTKGPNEKPPLDYKTEVFELNPKLQAKAFALSHQVELSESKESAAWRKHYPAAPANQPPRVTRCDTLAGNTWFSGTRLSERAEVWTKLLTDNKGEYCTTQQEDNSTYEALLRASREGLVDIQRLAVVRAGSDFDRPYPGYSEVDNLLKYADQGGFVPALENLYRTGNPLVQAILNNWSAWENGVPDA
- a CDS encoding quinone oxidoreductase family protein is translated as MNALQFSTTGDLAALRLVDVPTPVPALGEVLVQIKAAGLNPSDVKNVLGRFPYTTLPRIPGRDFAGVVVQGPQALLGQEVWGTGRDLGFFADGSHAQYLTVSAKGVARKPAQLSFAQAASLGVPYTTAWDALERSGVGSGTRLLVIGANGAVGSAALALAKIRGAQVLAAVRRAEQVESLQAEGFAAIALGQPETLGAQVHEVFAGGADVIFDTTGFWLPAAVAGLAAFGRIAIIAAPVDGHVQLPALALYRKGGSVVGINSLLYDCEQCAAMLEQFGCFFDEGSLPLPTGLREVALAEGVGCYETVNQGSADKIILVP
- a CDS encoding DUF1427 family protein, giving the protein MDYLISLAIGLLVGVLYGALDFRSPAPPAIALVGLMGMLLGEKLWPMGRQLVSGWLS
- a CDS encoding AraC family transcriptional regulator; translation: MALAAPPDLTDPAVPVQPLARTYPRGLYIEPHCHEWGQLLYAMSGVMWVETPREALVVPPQRAVWLPPGVEHGIRVVSDLQMRNIYLRPALAATLDAEVQVIDVGGLLRELIVTLVEQGDSGDGAYYDAVVGLALLELHRARRSSIRIAMPVGADRRLMNACQAVMAAPSLAIPFEQHAEAAGASVRTLARLFQSHLGMGFAEWRRQVQLATAVAALIQGQSVSGIARALGYSPSSFSDMFRRELGVAPSQYVG
- a CDS encoding DUF6555 family protein; the protein is MTNAKLFVIDYTLHGEAKSFIIRLEKLDTLEAWHWASCDAGVGRIGRFAREQVKKTSPAQAEKYGIQNVQWRRSDARAQA
- a CDS encoding metallothionein is translated as MPDQTCACPHCKCVLGVDAVMKDGKGYCCPGCAEHHAHGEPCASATGCECAKSAKS
- a CDS encoding DMT family transporter — translated: MNLIFLLIVVIAAGAVLSVQAAINGRLGQTVGVLRSSLLTFAVGALTTALLIFFFEPAQAVSLLDVPKWQLTGALFGVVYMMVMVGAVPVVGTAVATVAVIVGQLGMGMLIDNFGWLGNPAIELSGSRLVAMVCLALALVFMYRSNTRSD
- a CDS encoding DMT family transporter is translated as MQASSIEGVAQARPKRNLLRLLLLPLVILAGMGLSVEAGLLGPLGVQVGHLWATLSIFGVGSAILFLLLLFSGPQKGPALTDLPRWQLIGGFLGPMYVVVLTLATPHIGIAMTMIAILSGQVGKSVLIDHFGWFGTARKRVNGERWIALALIVAALVLIARG
- a CDS encoding LysR family transcriptional regulator, translated to MQGLNELSFKALRLFVAVLDYGSFSEVARREGLAPSSISRQVQLMEHALRQQLLYRHTRAVSPTEAGRLLGRHARLLLEQLEAAGQALQEQDSEPSGLVRINAPMVFGQRHLSPWLGELCRRYPKLQLDIQQTDTYVDPLQDGTDLLFRIGVLNDSSMQARIFAPQRFRIAASPAYLARHGTPRHPDELAAHQCLAYKGVTGQQRWFFRRAQGDWTPYSVKGPITGNHADTLTHAAEQGLGLVVFPSWLIGDSLRAGTLQAVLTDYDVATTLEPQQIAALWPGSRRLSLKVRTVIDYFVECFGTVPYWDR
- a CDS encoding Nramp family divalent metal transporter, whose protein sequence is MKFSLPKIATAPFCPPEVAGSVIVDPKASFFKRALMFAGPGLLISIGYMDPGNWATAIEAGSRYGYSLLFVVLLASLAGMAVQCLCSRLGIATGKDLAQLCRERYSRRSARTQWVLAEISIIATDLAEVLGCALAFHLLLGVSLTTGIVITAFDTLLVLALQNRGFRRLEAIMLALVATIGVCFFVELVLIKPHWPEVFSGFAPSLSAISDAAPLYLAIGILGATVMPHNLYLHSSVVQTRLIGKDLASKQDAVKLARIDTIGSLALALLVNAAILVLAAAAFHQTGHTDVVEIQDAYHLLDPLVGGAFASVLFGIALLASGQSSTFTGTIAGQVIMEGYLNLRIPCWQRRLITRGLALIPAFVGVWLMGDEAIGKLLVLSQVVLSLQLPFALYPLIRMTGDKQLMGPFVNRLPTRLLAWMLFALISGANAWLIGQWLF
- a CDS encoding DUF726 domain-containing protein translates to MQHQWDDMHRTRKPTFLLCGEPQGEVLNLYVHGYSAFFNRQQLGNFKQQLAGIEGSTNLMLFWPAGHFLENLFAPFKDVIAAMLGGGSLGAATVGVGKAIAYFLDHYKSVEARVDEVAKTLLPELTRYLRQESLPVRRINLIGHSLGARILVKSLLANPGTARQLPLDNLLLMGGAICTSSPWEEVSGLLSGRVINCHSSKDWALAIKPDTERCIGRYPIPVTPALKAKVCNVHLATFDHAAYWPQLQTVVQYTDLLHERRGMIRADQRSSEVRFAEEDVDLFAALVQARPEELKFLAELMAQKRSASIDATVREPLKLTIALQRMGGDSLMNLARGHGVTYRQIAEDVARRLGLTFDAPLENLALADLEALIAEKLIEQYKGKLSNADRLVFDAELQVAAQKEQGVFRRFDKGRSATAALSGTALAGLTGFILRRGAASAIPVVGQALAAAMLLVTGVRAFSGPAYSVTTLAVLVIGAIRQRMEREALNQEMDLVVQVVEAFDLPRETVMRTVASD